GACGTGGGCGCCGTCGATCGAAGTCGCGAGCGGCTTCACCGAGGCGCAAGCAAACGTGCACCTCTCCGTCGGTCAAGTGCTCGGCATCTTCGGCTCCCTCATCATCGCGGCGGTGATGCAGCGAGTGCCCGACCACCGCATCGTCGCGGTCGGCATCGCGGTCGCGGGCATGCTGCTGTTCCTCGCGATGCTCTTGTGGCCGGAACTTTTCCCGATTTGGACTCCGTTGCTCGGCTTCCTATCCACACCGCTGCTCGGTGTCGCACTCGCCCTCATCGGCGAACGCGCGGGATCCACCCACGAGGCGGCGACACTCTCGGGCATGGCGCAGTCGATCGGTTACATCATCGCGGCGATCGGGCCGGTCTTCGTGGGCGGGCTGTTTGATGTCACGGGCAGTTGGGCGACGGTGCTCTGGTCATTCGTCGGGGTGTTCGTGCTGCTCGCCGCCGCTGGGTTCATTGCCGGTCAAAATCGCACGATCAGCCCGCGCGAAGCGTAGCGCTCGGCAGGTCGGGGAACGCCTCGGCGACGCCCGGGTAGACGATCGCGCCGTCGCGCACGTTCACGCCCGCAGCGAGCGACGCATCCGCCGCGACCGCCGCAGCCACGCCGCGATCGGCCATCTCGCGAACATAGGCAAGCGTGACGCTCGTGAGCGCGCGGGTCGAGGTGTGCGGCACCGCGCTTGGCATGTTTGCGACGCAGTAGTGCCGCAGGCCGTCAATGACGACGATCGGATCTTCGTACGTCGTCGGCCGCGAGGTCTCAAAGGCGCCTCCCTGGTCGATCGCGACGTCGATCAGCAGCGCATCCGGCCGCAGCAGCCCGAGGTGCTCACGCCGCACTACCTTGGGCGCCGCACGCCCTGGCACGAGCACCGCGCCGACCACAACATCCGCCTGCCGTAACTCATCCTCGAGCACGTGCGGGTCCGACATCAGCACGCGCACACGGCCCTCGAACATCGCATCCAGCTGGCGGATGCGCTTCGCCGACGTGTCGAGGACGGTCACCTCGGCGCCCATGCCGCGGGCAAGGAAGGCCGCGTTCGTGCCGACCGCTCCCCCGCCG
This DNA window, taken from Gulosibacter molinativorax, encodes the following:
- the ald gene encoding alanine dehydrogenase; translation: MRISVVKEIKPQETRVGLTPAGVTDLVQHGHEVFVERGAGDASAYSDADYVAAGARLVDQDTAWANAELLLKVKEPIASEYRFLRPDLTIFAYLHLAANRPLTEALVEAGTFAIGYETVQDDTGLPLLTPMSEIAGRLAAHAAATYLMSQFGGPGLLLGGAPGVAPARVLIIGGGAVGTNAAFLARGMGAEVTVLDTSAKRIRQLDAMFEGRVRVLMSDPHVLEDELRQADVVVGAVLVPGRAAPKVVRREHLGLLRPDALLIDVAIDQGGAFETSRPTTYEDPIVVIDGLRHYCVANMPSAVPHTSTRALTSVTLAYVREMADRGVAAAVAADASLAAGVNVRDGAIVYPGVAEAFPDLPSATLRAG